From the Lathyrus oleraceus cultivar Zhongwan6 chromosome 4, CAAS_Psat_ZW6_1.0, whole genome shotgun sequence genome, one window contains:
- the LOC127075726 gene encoding annexin D3 — protein sequence MASLKLPEVVPSPTQDSERLRNAFQGIGTDEKELILVLGHRNAQQRKEIRETYHQIYKESLVDSLQSELSGDFRNAIVLWTCDSSERDAKLARDALKAKRKGIKQLQILVEIACATSPNHLMAVRQTYCALYDCSLEEDIIASVSPPLTKILVGLVSSYRHDKVTVNSEVAKSEAEKLHEAIKNKQLEDDHVVWILCTRNFFQLRETFTCYKQLYNNTFEEDIKVCGKGDLASLLNVVVWCIDRPEKHFAKVIRDSIVGFGTDEDSLNRGIVTRAEIDLLKVRFEYANMFKTNLDDDVIGDTSGDYKEFLLTLLGKGPKGD from the exons ATGGCTTCGTTGAAACTTCCAGAGGTTGTTCCTTCTCCTACACAGGACTCTGAACGTCTTAGAAATGCTTTCCAAG GAATTGGAACAGATGAAAAGGAACTAATCTTGGTATTAGGACATAGAAATGCTCAACAAAGGAAGGAAATCAGAGAAACTTATCACCAAATTTACAAAGAATCCCTCGTCGATAGTCTCCAATCTGAACTCTCCGGTGATTTTAGA AATGCTATAGTTCTTTGGACTTGCGATTCTTCAGAAAGAGATGCAAAACTAGCAAGAGATGCATTGAAGGCTAAAAGAAAAGGGATCAAACAGCTGCAGATTCTGGTCGAAATAGCGTGCGCGACGAGTCCTAATCATTTGATGGCTGTGAGACAGACTTACTGCGCTCTCTATGATTGCTCACTCGAGGAGGACATTATAGCATCGGTTTCTCCGCCTCTCACAAAA ATTTTAGTGGGACTAGTAAGCTCCTACAGGCATGATAAAGTAACCGTAAATTCGGAGGTTGCAAAATCGGAGGCAGAAAAACTACATGAAGCCATAAAAAATAAGCAATTGGAAGACGATCACGTTGTTTGGATACTTTGCACGAGGAATTTTTTTCAGCTCCGCGAAACATTCACGTGCTACAAGCAACTCTATAACAATACATTCGAAGAG GACATAAAAGTTTGTGGTAAAGGTGATTTGGCTTCGCTTTTGAATGTCGTAGTATGGTGCATAGACCGCCCCGAGAAACATTTCGCAAAG GTTATAAGGGATTCTATTGTCGGGTTTGGAACCGATGAAGATTCACTCAACAGAGGCATTGTAACTCGAGCTGAAATCGATCTGTTGAAAGTCAGATTTGAATATGCTAACATGTTCAAAACAAATCTTGACGATGATGTTATTGGAGATACCTCAGGAGATTACAAAGAGTTTTTGTTGACATTGCTAGGGAAAGGACCAAAGGGAGACTAA